A window of Nicotiana tabacum cultivar K326 chromosome 24, ASM71507v2, whole genome shotgun sequence contains these coding sequences:
- the LOC107777754 gene encoding peptide chain release factor 1, mitochondrial, with amino-acid sequence MRRNGNLTILGSIKSWKSLLDLKRKDQISTAALSTSSRRRIPTVFNLVRLYSTEELQQPQLSVDLIKMMEQRLSSIENRNLHLQRFLNQPELTPSEYSTANKELKKLRDSVHLITELRAKQKEIQELKSVISECQDDKDMQKMASEELSEATEGEKELQLLLLKSLLPKDDADERDSILEVRAGTGGEEASLFAMDIFKMYEKYSAKKGWKYEVLEIAESDLKGYKEAIASISGSGVYGKLKFESGIHRVQRVPVTEKGGRVHTSAVSVAILPQADQLDVKLRNEDLRIDTYRSGGSGGQHANTTNSAVRITHVPSGITVSIQDERSQHMNKAKALKILCAKLYEIERLRFQSSRSKLRLEQIGSGDRSERIRTYNFPQGRVTDHRVGITTHSIDDVMQGEDLDTFIDALLLREEMDAIASFSST; translated from the coding sequence ATGAGGAGGAATGGTAACCTGACCATCCTTGGATCAATAAAATCTTGGAAGTCACTGTTGGATCTAAAGAGGAAGGACCAAATATCAACTGCTGCACTCTCTACATCGAGCAGAAGAAGAATCCCAACTGTTTTCAATCTTGTTCGTTTATATTCTACAGAAGAGCTGCAGCAGCCTCAATTATCTGTTGACCTAATTAAAATGATGGAACAAAGATTATCATCAATTGAGAACAGAAATCTTCATCTTCAGCGTTTTCTAAATCAGCCAGAGTTAACACCTTCTGAATATTCAACTGCCAACAAAGAGCTCAAGAAACTCAGAGATTCAGTACATCTCATAACCGAGTTAAGGGCAAAACAGAAGGAGATTCAGGAACTGAAATCGGTAATTTCCGAATGCCAAGATGACAAGGACATGCAGAAGATGGCTTCTGAGGAATTGAGTGAAGCCACAGAAGGAGAAAAAGAATTGCAGCTTCTCCTTCTAAAATCATTACTACCCAAAGACGATGCTGACGAGAGGGACTCCATTCTCGAAGTGAGGGCAGGAACTGGAGGGGAAGAAGCTTCTTTGTTTGCAATGGACATATTCAAAATGTACGAAAAATATTCTGCGAAGAAAGGTTGGAAATACGAGgttctagaaatagctgagtcTGATCTTAAAGGATACAAAGAAGCTATTGCCTCTATATCTGGATCTGGTGTGTACGGGAAACTAAAATTCGAGAGTGGAATTCACAGAGTTCAGCGAGTGCCCGTGACAGAGAAAGGTGGACGCGTTCACACCAGTGCTGTCTCCGTTGCAATTCTACCGCAGGCAGATCAGTTAGATGTGAAATTGAGGAATGAAGATTTGAGAATTGATACTTACAGGTCAGGAGGATCAGGAGGTCAGCATGCGAATACCACAAACAGTGCTGTGAGAATCACTCACGTGCCATCGGGGATAACTGTTTCCATACAAGACGAGCGATCCCAGCATATGAACAAGGCCAAAGCACTAAAAATATTGTGTGCAAAACTATATGAAATCGAGCGACTCAGATTTCAGTCGAGTAGATCAAAACTTCGATTAGAGCAGATTGGCAGTGGGGACAGATCTGAACGGATCCGCACCTATAACTTCCCTCAAGGACGGGTTACTGATCACCGTGTTGGCATTACAACTCATTCCATAGATGATGTTATGCAGGGAGAGGATTTGGATACTTTCATTGATGCTCTCCTTTTGCGGGAGGAAATGGACGCGATTGCATCCTTCAGCTCCACCTAA
- the LOC107777742 gene encoding uncharacterized protein LOC107777742, with translation MDKWTTRTRKMIINVLVNSPKGSLFFESTDASDSSTDHIKMFTLFQNTIEKIGPSKVVQVVTDNASENVKAGGMVEGAYKNLYWTPCAAHSALVIEYDEKIHQTKKLVKPGKTRFATAFLTLHSIHLQKSNLRKLFTSEEWSKSKFVKESAGKDVTRIILSYSFWNNVIHALKIGGPLVKVLCLVDGKQKPPMCYLYEAIERAKEAIQASFTDEQKYAKVFQIIDARWSEQLHRPLHAAGLILNPSLFYDQHENNSLAREVWTGFHEVVIKLTPDEDLQKKIVDQLAIYKAAEGLFKPRLAIKQRKTKSPVEWWDQYGVETPDLQTFAIKVLSLTCSSSGCKRNWGVFEHIHTNKRNRLTLKRLHILVFIKYNRALRRRYNHRNLIDPIILDNIDEDNEWLTGVPENCEDEEVFEGDSNFTWGDVAVASGVGENPYGLRGNTSSSSSIRKGKSVATTSRSLSLIDEDESDHEEEEEGEEEDDEQYEDNRGIQDFDNLEEEQEE, from the exons ATGGATAAGTGGACGACAAGAACTAGGAAAATGATTATTAATGTGTTGGTGAATTCTCCCAAGGGAAGTTTGTTTTTTGAGTCCACTGATGCTAGCGACTCATCCACTGACCACATCAAAATGTTCACATTGTTTCAGAACACCATTGAAAAGATTGGCCCAAGCAAAGTTGTTCAAGTGGTCACTGATAATGCGAGTGAAAATGTGAAAGCGGGTGGCATGGTGGAAGGAGCGTACAAGAATCTCTATTGGACTCCATGTGCGGCTCATT CGGCCCTTGTTATTGAATATGATGAGAAGATTCATCAGACAAAAAAATTGGTGAAACCGGGCAAGACAAGGTTCGCCACTGCTTTCTTGACTTTGCATAGTATCCACTTGCAAAAATCCAATTTGAGAAAGTTGTTCACTTCAGAGGAATGGAGCAAGAGTAAATTTGTAAAGGAAAGTGCGGGGAAAGATGTTACACGCAttattctttcttattctttttggAATAATGTCATTCATGCTCTTAAAATTGGTGGCCCTTTGGTTAAAGTACTCTGTTTGGTGGATGGGAAGCAAAAACCACCAATGTGCTACCTCTATGAAGCTATAGAAAGGGCTAAGGAGGCTATTCAAGCATCATTCACTGATGAGCAGAAATATGCAAAGGTCTTTCAGATCATTGATGCAAGATGGAGTGAGCAACTTCATAGACCTTTGCATGCAGCTGGACTTATTCTGAACCCGTCACTCTTTTATGATCAGCATGAGAATAATTCATTGGCTAGAGAAGTGTGGACAGGATTCCATGAGGTTGTTATCAAGTTGACCCCAGATGAAGACTTGCAAAAAAAGATAGTAGATCAACTTGCTATTTACAAGGCAGCTGAGGGACTTTTTAAGCCCCGACTTGCTATTAAACAAAGAAAGACGAAGTCGCCAG TTGAGTGGTGGGACCAATATGGTGTAGAGACTCCGGATTTACAGACTTTCGCCATCAAAGTTCTAAGTTTAACTTGTAGCTCATCCGGATGTAAAAGGAACTGGGGCGTTTTTGAACAC ATTCATACAAATAAGAGGAATCGACTAACCTTGAAGCGCCTCCATATTCTAGTGTTCATAAAATACAATAGAGCATTGAGGCGTCGCTACAACCACCGCAATCTAATTGATCCAATTATTTTGGACAATATTGATGAGGATAATGAGTGGCTAACCGGAGTCCCCGAAAATTGTGAAGATGAAGAAGTATTTGAAGGCGACTCTAATTTCACTTGGGGTGATGTTGCGGTTGCTAGTGGAGTTGGGGAGAATCCTTATGGTCTAAGGGGGAATACTTCAAGTTCAAGCTCGATTAGGAAGGGAAAAAGTGTGGCTACTACAAGTCGATCCCTATCCCTAATTGATGAAGATGAAAGTGATCATGAAGAGGAAGAggagggggaagaagaagatgacgagCAATATGAAGATAATAGAGGAATTCAAGATTTTGAcaatcttgaagaagaacaagaagagtaG